Proteins encoded by one window of Pecten maximus chromosome 15, xPecMax1.1, whole genome shotgun sequence:
- the LOC117343277 gene encoding uncharacterized protein LOC117343277, giving the protein MSHKDGFYVKKLSKRDALGTKKLTDLFSKKPRTDTNDNQAGSGLSNEVESSDLDEERASASCSTSCTYTSSDMRLFSSEKYESKYQWLYFSFPKRGYMCKLCEYFGRNSVFTTGTGLGDHPTRLLESHENSKAHTDAEEMRLASRSTTVNVHRLLNEQPLSKKDTNREVVKKLLQCANFLIRRRWALSDNFELFVKFVAQLGVEELMNHIQTAPANARYLSSFSVLDILDTMSMYLESDILESLRGEKFFTLLADESTDESGREQFALFGKWSFHGDISEHFLGIVHINKTDSLTLTDAIQRFFLAKGVSLENLRFVAFDGTNSMSGCNTGVQRRLRNVSPLSVYMNCRAHKLALVMVHLMKIKEYDILQQVDSCLLGLWKLFEYSPRKFEIFRSVQAAYGKQPLHLIKAATTRWLSHGLACERVVDRYSELVDCLDALYDDRKEPEVFGLCSVLLKKKVTSMIFLLSDVLRILNELSLFLQRADMNFNDIPHQVKNIVDHLDNLMVLYEERASHQNLKFSKIDDAYLIILERTSLQQRRREGAHAQTAATYSPEDFLRETGFPFIRSLRSELEDQFVCSPVLKAFGVLDPRNMPENICDLSNYGKTGIETLANMYGTSKSDTFKGHTKVVPADFDSPQAVMGEFEAFKSHMFVERQNMQRRDDEISTTSLYRVMKKDKILSELYPRMIQLLGIAVLIPCSTASVERGFSLMNSLCTNSRNRLGQGSLDALMRICSEGKEEFSKYDLEKMVDIFKNKKERRLDL; this is encoded by the exons ATGTCTCACAAAGACGGATTCTACGTGAAAAAGCTTTCCAAAAGGGATGCATTGGGAACAAAGAAACTAACAGATTTGTTCAGCAAGAAACCAAGGACGGACACAAATGACAACCAGGCCGGCAGTGGACTTTCAAACGAAGTTGAGTCGTCCGATTTAGACGAAGAAAGGGCAAGTGCCAGCTGCAGTACGTCATGTACGTATACGTCGTCAGATATGAGACTGTTTTCGTCCGAGAAGTACGAATCAAAGTATCAGTGGCTTTACTTTAGTTTCCCAAAAAGAGGCTATATGTGTAAATTATGTGAATATTTTGGGCGAAATAGCGTCTTCACAACTGGAACCGGTCTCGGTGACCACCCAACAAGACTACTAGAATCTCACGAGAACAGTAAGGCTCATACAGATGCAGAGGAGATGAGATTGGCTTCTAGAAGTACCACTGTCAATGTGCATCGATTATTGAATGAACAGCCCCTTTCAAAAAAGGATACTAATCGAGAAGTTGTCAAGAAACTTCTGCAATGTGCAAATTTTCTGATTAGAAGAAGGTGGGCCCTTTCGGACAATTTTGAACTTTTTGTGAAGTTTGTAGCCCAATTAGGCGTTGAAGAGCTGATGAACCATATCCAAACTGCTCCAGCAAATGCAAGATACTTGTCATCATTTTCTGTCCTTGATATTCTAGATACTATGAGCATGTACTTAGAGTCAGATATTTTGGAATCGCTCAGAGGTGAGAAATTTTTTACACTACTTGCTGATGAAAGCACGGATGAATCAGGGAGAGAACAGTTTGCACTGTTTGGGAAATGGTCTTTCCATGGGGATATAAGTGAGCATTTCCTGGGAATAGTGCACATCAACAAAACTGATAGCCTGACACTCACAGATGCCATTCAAAGATTTTTCTTGGCCAAAGGAGTATCATTGGAAAACCTGCGTTTTGTTGCATTCGACGGTACCAATTCAATGAGTGGctgtaatacag GTGTTCAGCGAAGGTTGCGAAATGTTTCACCTCTGTCTGTCTACATGAACTGCAGGGCTCACAAACTTGCTCTGGTCATGGTGCATTTGATGAAGATCAAGGAGTATGATATCCTACAACAAGTGGATTCCTGTTTGTTAGGTTTATGGAAACTCTTTGAATACAGCCCAAGGAAGTTTGAAATATTCAGGTCGGTGCAAGCTGCGTATGGGAAACAACCGCTGCATCTCATCAAAGCAGCAACTACAAG ATGGCTGTCACATGGTCTGGCTTGTGAGCGTGTTGTGGATAGATATAGTGAACTAGTGGACTGTCTTGATGCGCTCTATGATGACAGAAAAGAACCTGAAGTTTTCGGACTTTGTTCAGTGCTTCTCAAGAAAAAAGTCACCAGTATGATTTTCTTGCTGAGTGATGTCCTCAGGATTCTGAATGAGCTTAGCTTATTCCTCCAAAGAGCTGACatgaattttaatgacattcctcacCAGGTCAAAAACATTGTAGATCATTTAGACAACCTCATGGTTCTTTACGAAGAGCGAGCTTCACATCAGAATCTGAAATTCTCCAAGATTGATGATGCATATTTGATTATTCTTGAACGCACATCTTTACAACAAAGACGACGTGAAGGTGCGCATGCACAAACAGCTGCAACATATAGTCCCGAAGATTTCCTTAGGGAAACTGGCTTTCCATTCATCAGGTCACTAAGAAGTGAGCTAGAAGATCAGTTTGTATGCTCTCCTGTTCTAAAGGCATTTGGAGTCTTGGATCCAAGGAACATGCCAGAGAATATTTGTGATCTGAGCAATTATGGAAag ACTGGCATTGAGACACTGGCCAACATGTATGGAACTTCAAAGTCAGACACTTTTAAAGGCCACACAAAAGTTGTACCTGCAGATTTTGACTCCCCTCAGGCGGTAATGGGAGAATTTGAAGCTTTCAAATCCCACATGTTTGTGGAGAG ACAAAACATGCAGAGGAGAGATGATGAGATATCTACGACATCCCTCTACAGAGTCATGAAGAAGGATAAGATTCTGTCAGAGCTATATCCTCGGATGATACAGCTGTTGGGGATAGCCGTATTGATACCATGCTCAACTGCATCTGTGGAACGTGGTTTTAGTCTGATGAACTCTCTTTGTACAAATTCCAGGAATCGTCTTGGTCAGGGGTCACTTGATGCACTGATGAGGATATGTTCCGAGGGAAAAGAGGAATTTTCCAAATATGATTTGGAAAAAATGGTGGACATATTCAAAAATAAGAAAGAGAGAAGGCTTGATCTTTAA